Below is a genomic region from Echinicola rosea.
TATTTGGCCACGTTATAACCTGCAAAGGCCAGGTTATAAGAAATATTATCACTCATCCCGTACAATTGGGAGAAGAACACCCGCTTGTCATTGGCCTCCACCCCGTGTAGGTTCATCAGCTCGGTGAGAATAATATTGCTCAGTTCGTTGTGGGAGCCGCTGACCAGATAAATCCGGTCTTTATTTTCCATGCTGAACTTCAGTGCATCGTTGTAGGCGTTGTCGGTGTCTTCTTTGGTATCATGGATGGGGCTGGGATAGCCTCTATCCTCCGCACGGTCCCTTTCCTTTTCCATATATGCTCCACGAACCAATTTGGCTCCTACATGATAGCCTTTCAGTTCTGCTTCTTCATGTGCCTTTATCAGAAGTCCCAGCATATCTTTTCGGTACATCTGAAAGGTATTGTACACGATGGCCTTCTCTTTATTATACTTCTCCATCGCCTCATAGGCCATGTCGTCAATCACATCCTGAAACCAACTCTCCTCCCCATCTATCATAATGCGGACATCATTTTCATACGCGGCCTTACACAGGGTATCCACCCTGTCCTTTAGCCGCTCAAAAGCCTCCTGTTCCTTGGCACTTAACTTTTCTCCCGCTTGGACCTTTGTCATGATTTTGTAGCTTCCCAGCCCAGTAACCTTAAATACCGAAAAAGGAATCTCACTGGCTCCTGCAGACCGCTTTATGGTCCTTAATATTTCGTCCCTTGTAAAATCATAACTCTTCTCAGTCCCTGTCCCCTCTACCGAATAATCGAGAATGGTACCAATGCCAAATTCCTGTAACTCTTTTATGGACTTGGCACAATCCTCCACACTTTCACCTCCACAAAAGTGGCCAAATATTGTTTTTTTCATAATCCCCTTCACCGGTAACCGCAACTTAAAGGCAATCGCTGACAAGTTTGTACCTATCGATACCGCCCAGTTCTTGTCCATTACCGCAAAGAAAAGATACATTTTTCTGAGCTCAACATCCGTCCTGGATGCAAAGGCAATTTCAGTATTTTCAAAAGAAATATTGGGTTTTGTATTCATCGTTTTGAATCAAGGTGCAAATATATAAAAAAACACATCCTGACTACCTTAGCCAGTGCAAATAATCTTGCAAGAAACTTGCCACAATCCCTTCACCATACTTCCTCAATAAGGCTTTATCTAGTCTATTTGACATCTTTTTCCAATCTAATACGCTAAAACGGATTTATTCATATAAATCACTAAAAAAACACCGCCAAATAATCCTTTACACCAATCCCTCTAACCACACTAGAACTGAAATATAATACGGTAAATACCCCTAATCACTTCACCTTTATACCGTCAACACGCTTCTCAATTCAAAACTTAAGTATTCAACAAAAAATTAATCTATTTTTTATTGGTTTTTAAAAATTCACCAACTAATTTTGGAACCATGATAAAACAAGCAGCTAAATATTTTACCTTTTTCTTTTTTTACTTTCGTCCAAAAGGTCGAATCGGAGCTGTTTATTGCCTGAATGAAAAATAAAAATTCAAACATAAACTAAAAAGCCCGATTCGAAAGAGTCGGGCTTTTTTTATTTACAAACCAAATTCAACAATGAAAGATCACTTGAAAACATCGGAATGGGGACTGGGCCTCAAAGGACATGTCATTATCGCCGGGCCTTGTAGCGCCGAAACTCCCGAGCAGGTAGAGAAAGTCTGCCTTGAAATGAAAGAGCAAAACATCATCCCTTCCATGTTCCGTGCGGGCATTTGGAAGCCAAGGACTCGACCGGGAAGCTTCGAAGGAATCGGTGAAGACGGCCTGAAGTGGATGGAGATCGTGCGCAACCACCTCAATATCCCCATCACCACAGAGGTAGGCAATACCGCTCACGTAGAACTTGCCCTTAAGCACAAGGTGGACGTGCTATGGATTGGCGCCAGAACCACCGTCAACCCATTCGCCGTTCAGGAAATCGCCGAAGCACTAAGAGGTACCGACATCCCCGTAATGGTAAAAAACCCGATGAACCCTGATCTTCAACTGTGGATCGGCGCGTTGGAGCGACTGCATGCAGTGGGCATCAACAAGCTGGCAGCTATCCACAGAGGATTCAGTGACGCCTACGATAAACGTTTCAGAAACAAACCAAACTGGTCCATGCCCATTCACCTGAAAAGAGAATGGAAGGGAATGGAAGTGATCAATGACCCCAGCCACATTGTCGGCAAAAGAGACGGTATCCTTGAAATCTCCCAAAGGGCCATTAATTTCGGACTGGACGGCCTGATGATCGAAACCCACCATGATCCTGACAACGCCTGGAGTGATGCCAAACAGCAAGTAACCCCTGCCCAGCTAAAAGATATCCTGTCCAAAATCGACTTCAAAAACACCCTTGACGCTGAAAAACCAAGCGAAAAACTACATGATCTCAGAACAGCAGTAGACCATATGGACGACCAGCTGATCGACCTGCTTGCTGAAAGATTCTCAGTAATCGATCAGATTGGAGCTCACAAAAGAGAACATAAACTCACCGTTTTTCAGTCTGATAGATGGAAAGAAGTAATGGACTCCAGAACTGACAAAGGAGTTAAAAAGGGACTTAGCGAGAAATTCATGAAAGAATTGCTATTTTCGATCCACGAAGAGTCTGTAAAAAGACAAGAAAAGCAACTGAGAGCCGGTGACCCGGTCAACAAAAACGCCTAACTGAGATTTAAACATAATCGATCCATTGGAATCAATCATTTTCTCCACGCAAATCGCACCAGACTTGGAGAGGTTCTTGAAATCAAAGAACTTCTCCAAACTTGGTGTCATCACTGATAGCAACACATACAAGGCCTGCTATCCCCTCATTAAGGATGCCCTTCCAGCACATGAGCAGTTTGCTTTTGAAGCAGGCGAGGTCAACAAAACCCTGGACACCTGCCAAAAAATCTGGCAATGGATGACCGATTGCGGATTTGACAGAAAATCACTGATCATCAATCTTGGAGGAGGCGTAACGGGCGACATGGGTGGATTTTGTGCCAGCACTTATAAACGCGGCGTAAGGTTCATCAACATCCCCACTACGCTGCTCTCCCAAGTGGACGCCAGCGTCGGTGGCAAACTCGGAGTGGATTTCAACGGCTTCAAAAACCACATCGGAGTCTTTAATGAACCTGAAGCGGTCATGATTTCTGCAGCATTTCTGACAACGCTTCCCCTTCCAGA
It encodes:
- a CDS encoding chorismate mutase, with amino-acid sequence MKDHLKTSEWGLGLKGHVIIAGPCSAETPEQVEKVCLEMKEQNIIPSMFRAGIWKPRTRPGSFEGIGEDGLKWMEIVRNHLNIPITTEVGNTAHVELALKHKVDVLWIGARTTVNPFAVQEIAEALRGTDIPVMVKNPMNPDLQLWIGALERLHAVGINKLAAIHRGFSDAYDKRFRNKPNWSMPIHLKREWKGMEVINDPSHIVGKRDGILEISQRAINFGLDGLMIETHHDPDNAWSDAKQQVTPAQLKDILSKIDFKNTLDAEKPSEKLHDLRTAVDHMDDQLIDLLAERFSVIDQIGAHKREHKLTVFQSDRWKEVMDSRTDKGVKKGLSEKFMKELLFSIHEESVKRQEKQLRAGDPVNKNA
- a CDS encoding proline dehydrogenase family protein produces the protein MNTKPNISFENTEIAFASRTDVELRKMYLFFAVMDKNWAVSIGTNLSAIAFKLRLPVKGIMKKTIFGHFCGGESVEDCAKSIKELQEFGIGTILDYSVEGTGTEKSYDFTRDEILRTIKRSAGASEIPFSVFKVTGLGSYKIMTKVQAGEKLSAKEQEAFERLKDRVDTLCKAAYENDVRIMIDGEESWFQDVIDDMAYEAMEKYNKEKAIVYNTFQMYRKDMLGLLIKAHEEAELKGYHVGAKLVRGAYMEKERDRAEDRGYPSPIHDTKEDTDNAYNDALKFSMENKDRIYLVSGSHNELSNIILTELMNLHGVEANDKRVFFSQLYGMSDNISYNLAFAGYNVAKYVPYGPVESVMPYLYRRASENTSVAGQSSREFELIKNEMARRASLKKTII